The proteins below come from a single Alnus glutinosa chromosome 9, dhAlnGlut1.1, whole genome shotgun sequence genomic window:
- the LOC133878069 gene encoding zinc finger CCCH domain-containing protein 56: protein MDKPTGAVESEHSYSILLELAADNDVEGFKQSIRDGSAISESGLWYGRQGFSKRMVLEHRTPLMVAAKYGSVDVVKLILSLSEVDVNLLCGPEKSTALHCATSGGSVGAVDVVKLLLLAGAEPNATDAHGHYPFDIIVAPPNLPNLKVVLKELLTNDSSACQQDLQVSTVDLRSSSTSLPSSPENSSLSYVSNSILTPVYCKPNNINVSFVPEKKEYPIDPSLPDLKSSIYAADEFRMFSFKIRPCSRAYSHDWTECPFVHPGENARRRDPRKYHYSCVPCPEFRKGTCRRGDLCEYAHGVFECWLHPAQYRTRLCKDGTSCMRRVCFFAHTHEELRPLYASSGSAMPSPRSASAASAMDMAAALNMFPSSPSAGSVMSPSPFSPSMSPSGNGISHSSMAWLQQNIPTLHLLDSNLQMSRLRSSFNARDLPAEQFNMLHDFEMQQQLLNDLSRLSQPHIGTSSANLSGRSRTLTPSNLDELFSAEVSSRYSDQLVASSVLPPSHKSALLNQIQQQQSMISPIKTNMFSVKNADHPLFQASFGVSSPGMMSPRSIEPLSPMGSWAAALAHREN from the coding sequence ATGGATAAACCTACCGGAGCTGTTGAATCGGAGCATTCTTACTCCATTTTACTTGAGCTTGCAGCCGATAATGATGTAGAGGGTTTTAAGCAATCTATCCGTGATGGTTCTGCAATCAGCGAGAGTGGACTATGGTACGGTCGACAGGGGTTTTCAAAAAGAATGGTTCTTGAGCATAGAACCCCGTTAATGGTCGCTGCTAAATATGGCAGTGTTGATGTTGTGAAactaattctctctctctctgaggtGGATGTAAATCTCTTATGTGGCCCGGAAAAGAGCACTGCACTTCACTGTGCCACTTCTGGTGGATCTGTTGGTGCTGTGGATGTTGTTAAGTTGCTTTTACTTGCTGGTGCTGAGCCTAATGCCACTGATGCCCATGGGCATTATCCATTTGATATTATTGTTGCTCCTCCTAATCTACCCAATTTGAAGGTGGTGCTCAAAGAGCTTTTAACAAATGATTCCTCTGCTTGTCAGCAGGATCTGCAGGTTTCAACTGTTGACTTGAGATCCAGTTCTACGTCCCTCCCATCATCCCCGGAAAATAGTTCACTGTCCTATGTCTCCAATTCAATATTGACTCCTGTATATTGTAAGCCTAATAACATAAATGTTTCTTTTGTGCCAGAGAAGAAAGAATACCCAATTGACCCATCTCTTCCTGACCTCAAGAGTAGCATTTATGCTGCTGATGAGTTCCGGATGTTCTCGTTCAAGATTCGACCTTGTTCCCGAGCTTATTCTCATGATTGGACCGAGTGTCCTTTTGTTCATCCAGGTGAGAATGCAAGGAGAAGAGACCCGAGGAAGTACCATTACAGTTGTGTGCCATGTCCAGAGTTTCGGAAGGGGACTTGTAGACGGGGAGATTTGTGTGAATATGCTCATGGGGTGTTCGAGTGTTGGCTGCATCCGGCACAATACAGAACTCGACTTTGCAAGGATGGCACAAGCTGCATGCGTCGGGTCTGCTTTTTTGCCCACACGCATGAGGAACTGCGACCTCTTTATGCGTCTTCTGGATCTGCAATGCCTTCTCCTCGATCAGCCTCTGCTGCCTCTGCCATGGATATGGCAGCCGCCTTGAACATGTTTCCCAGCTCCCCCTCAGCAGGGTCTGTCATGTCACCTTCTCCATTTTCTCCATCCATGTCTCCTTCTGGTAATGGTATTTCTCATTCATCCATGGCTTGGCTTCAGCAGAACATCCCCACTTTGCATCTTCTAGACAGCAATCTGCAAATGAGTCGTCTGAGATCTTCTTTCAATGCAAGAGACCTTCCTGCTGAGCAGTTTAATATGTTGCATGATTTTGAAATGCAGCAACAGCTGCTCAATGATTTGTCCCGTCTATCACAGCCTCACATCGGTACTTCCTCTGCAAATCTGTCTGGCCGTTCTAGAACCCTGACTCCCTCAAATCTAGATGAGCTTTTCTCTGCCGAGGTCTCATCTCGATATTCTGATCAACTTGTGGCTTCATCTGTTTTACCCCCATCCCACAAATCGGCTCTTCTTAATCAAATCCAGCAGCAGCAAAGCATGATATCTCCTATTAAAACTAATATGTTCTCGGTCAAGAATGCCGACCATCCTCTCTTTCAGGCTTCATTTGGTGTTTCCTCACCGGGGATGATGTCACCTCGGAGCATTGAGCCTCTATCCCCAATGGGCTCTTGGGCTGCTGCACTTGCTCATCGTGAGAATTAA
- the LOC133878586 gene encoding uncharacterized protein LOC133878586 isoform X1, whose amino-acid sequence MFYRGSKFPDGGDGREMGPKRQRVVDQGSSFYGSTPGSSFMYNASPYTYVNQSPPFPVVRLRGLPFDCTEIDVAEFFHGLDIVDILFVHNGGKFSGEAFCVLGYPLQVDFALQRNRQNLGRRYVEVFRSKRQEYYKAIAKEVSDTHGGSPHRRVQRAKSYDEGKESAEHTGVLRLRGLPFSAGKDDIMEFFKDFVFSEDAIHLTMNSEGRPTGEAFVEFPSAEDSKAAMVKDRMTLGSRYIELFPSSQGELDEAVSRGR is encoded by the exons ATGTTCTACAGAGG CAGTAAATTTCCTGATGGTGGTGACGGGCGTGAAATGGGTCCAAAACGTCAGCGGGTAGTTGATCAGGGATCTTCATTCTATGGAAGTACCCCTGGTTCAAGTTTTATGTACAATGCATCTCCTTATACCTATGTCAACCAATCTCCGCCTTTCCCTGTTGTCCGACTTCGTGGTCTTCCTTTTGATTGCACAGAAATTGATGTTGCTGAGTTCTTCCATGGTCTGGACATAGTTGATATTCTTTTTGTCCATAATGGTGGCAAGTTCTCTGGGGAagctttttgtgttttggggtATCCTCTTCAGGTTGATTTTGCCCTTCAAAGGAATAGGCAGAACTTGGGCAGGAGATATGTTGAGGTTTTCAGAAGTAAGAGGCAGGAATACTACAAGGCAATAGCAAAGGAAGTTTCAGATACTCATGGTGGTTCACCGCACCGAAGGGTCCAAAGGGCTAAATCTTATGATGAGGGAAAGGAGTCAGCTGAGCACACAGGGGTGTTGCGGTTGAGGGGATTGCCATTTTCTGCTGGCAAGGATGATATAATGGAGTTCtttaaagattttgttttttcagaaGATGCAATTCATCTTACAATGAACTCTGAGGGAAGGCCTACTGGAGAAGCATTTGTGGAGTTTCCAAGCGCAGAAGATTCAAAAGCAGCCATGGTTAAAGATAGGATGACCCTTGGGAGTCGATATATAGAGTTGTTTCCGTCCTCTCAGGGGGAGTTGGATGAAGCAGTTTCTAGAGGGAGGTGA
- the LOC133878586 gene encoding uncharacterized protein LOC133878586 isoform X2 has product MFYRGKFPDGGDGREMGPKRQRVVDQGSSFYGSTPGSSFMYNASPYTYVNQSPPFPVVRLRGLPFDCTEIDVAEFFHGLDIVDILFVHNGGKFSGEAFCVLGYPLQVDFALQRNRQNLGRRYVEVFRSKRQEYYKAIAKEVSDTHGGSPHRRVQRAKSYDEGKESAEHTGVLRLRGLPFSAGKDDIMEFFKDFVFSEDAIHLTMNSEGRPTGEAFVEFPSAEDSKAAMVKDRMTLGSRYIELFPSSQGELDEAVSRGR; this is encoded by the exons ATGTTCTACAGAGG TAAATTTCCTGATGGTGGTGACGGGCGTGAAATGGGTCCAAAACGTCAGCGGGTAGTTGATCAGGGATCTTCATTCTATGGAAGTACCCCTGGTTCAAGTTTTATGTACAATGCATCTCCTTATACCTATGTCAACCAATCTCCGCCTTTCCCTGTTGTCCGACTTCGTGGTCTTCCTTTTGATTGCACAGAAATTGATGTTGCTGAGTTCTTCCATGGTCTGGACATAGTTGATATTCTTTTTGTCCATAATGGTGGCAAGTTCTCTGGGGAagctttttgtgttttggggtATCCTCTTCAGGTTGATTTTGCCCTTCAAAGGAATAGGCAGAACTTGGGCAGGAGATATGTTGAGGTTTTCAGAAGTAAGAGGCAGGAATACTACAAGGCAATAGCAAAGGAAGTTTCAGATACTCATGGTGGTTCACCGCACCGAAGGGTCCAAAGGGCTAAATCTTATGATGAGGGAAAGGAGTCAGCTGAGCACACAGGGGTGTTGCGGTTGAGGGGATTGCCATTTTCTGCTGGCAAGGATGATATAATGGAGTTCtttaaagattttgttttttcagaaGATGCAATTCATCTTACAATGAACTCTGAGGGAAGGCCTACTGGAGAAGCATTTGTGGAGTTTCCAAGCGCAGAAGATTCAAAAGCAGCCATGGTTAAAGATAGGATGACCCTTGGGAGTCGATATATAGAGTTGTTTCCGTCCTCTCAGGGGGAGTTGGATGAAGCAGTTTCTAGAGGGAGGTGA
- the LOC133877937 gene encoding cyclin-dependent protein kinase inhibitor SMR9-like → MAPSGRIRSTRKQPRRSNHFKKRLPHSKNNQEAISRNLPSSNSSSTSTSTSGDFSKIGDIDFEGVEIPSSGCCTPKAQRFRIPEISTCPPAPKKQKLVSNCSLERSPIAFFAPPDLELFFFFALRDISV, encoded by the coding sequence ATGGCTCCATCTGGTAGAATAAGAAGTACTAGAAAGCAGCCAAGAAGATCAAACCATTTCAAGAAGCGGCTTCCACACTCCAAGAACAATCAAGAAGCAATATCAAGGAATTTGCCTTCTTCTAACTCTTcttccacctccacctccacctctgGTGATTTTTCAAAGATAGGTGACATAGATTTTGAGGGTGTTGAAATCCCTTCAAGCGGCTGCTGCACACCAAAAGCTCAGAGATTCCGAATACCCGAGATTTCGACATGCCCGCCTGCCCCAAAGAAGCAAAAACTAGTTTCAAATTGCTCGTTGGAAAGATCTCCGATTGCATTCTTTGCTCCTCCAGACTTagagctcttcttcttctttgcacTTCGAGATATTTCggtttga